DNA from Magnolia sinica isolate HGM2019 chromosome 19, MsV1, whole genome shotgun sequence:
CTGGGTTCGGGCTGGACAAGTTGGCCAGGTGACTGGGCCGAGCCGGGTTCGAgctggtttggctagtgaccgagccgggccgggttgagcccagtttgaCTCGGTTCggccgatgtacacccctagataaGATTAATGCGATGCTTtattggtaatacggtggtacattaagtggatatacccaccatcatttgaaattattaagaataatgcacgtgttatatctaaactgttcatttgttttgtaacctcattttatggcatgggcctaaaaatgaggtagatccaaaacttatgtggccccaaataagttttcaaccgtaagtattcaatccccgttgctttctatggtggggtccacttgagctttagatttacctgattttttggcccatgctctacaATAATCtccaaaaatgggtggacggtgtggatatagcccacacatcatggtgggacctacacaacttgctaacattgagtgaaattggcacaggacccaatgcaattccatcaactgtaattccaagcttttccattcttcccaaatatagaatggaattggcacaggaccagatgaatccatcccacctaatcccttctaatcccactgcgcAAACACGCCCTTAACGAGTCTGGTAAGAGAGCATCCACGAGCAGCCCAGTTGGGTTGAATGTCATGTACCGGAACAGTTCCCAGCCTATGCAAGGCCCACCCTCATGAGAACACCTGATAACATAGGGTGATCCGTCACTTTTGCAGCAAAGTCCTTATCATtaaggaccgtccatctagttggcCCTATCGCGTTTAGCTTATATGATCCTGACCATAGAACCATGGCCTCTCGCCAAAGGCACGAAGAACGGTGACGGCTAGATTGCCTGCTTGTGCGAACTTAAAAAACGGGTAATCCATGATGGGACCCGCTAGATGAACGATCCCAATTGATACATCACCATACTTCATGTGCTGTGGCTCGTCGCTAGACCACGCACGCTCGGACCGTGCAATAAGCCAGACAGACGGCCTGGATATATCACACGCGTGACACGGAGCCACGAGCCAGGGGCGCGTAGGGGGCATTTCAGTACAAGACGTGGATTAGCTATTGATAGGTTGAGCAGCGAGCTCACTACtcaagtgacgtcagcaagttctgtagccccaccatgacaccatgatgcatgtgttttatccgcaccatttcaggtcatgatccaaagaacgaaagaacgaggcagatcctaAGGCTAtggacccaccacataaaacagtggagagagtgacacgcacgttgaaaccttccgacaTGATGTTTGTTTGAGATTCAACCGGTTCATGTCTTAACCCAGacacgaaagaagggaaaacacaaatataagcatgatggaaaacttttgtggccattagagctttttaatggtgggcgtcactctccccactgttttctgtggtggggtccattgaagccttggatctgactcattctttatatCATGCACTAATATGATCTTTTCAAAtgggtgaatggtgtggatacaaaacatacatcatggtgggctaaaaTTGTTAACGTCATTAGCGAAGCCTCCGTACTCCTGTCAGCAGCTAatccacggacgcggatttcctgcgaaggcCCTCCGCAGGAATTTCATGCACTGGGAACCCAAGtgcggcccaccctgatgtttgtttggaatccaccctatccatcggttttgtgagctcattttaggctatgagagtAAACTTGAACAGGATAcatgactcaagtgggccgtacagAAGGAGAAGGCGGTTATGGAAATTCGTACAGTtggaaaccttcctgggttctaaattgatgtttacatgccatccatactgttaataacgtcattcataccgggatgaactgaaaaaacaaatattagaatgattcaaatcttttgtggcccacgaatatttcaactatcgaaattcaattctcacattttcagCCCAATTGAGAATTAGTGACGGTTCATTTTTAtcctcatgtcctgaaatgaattcacaaaacagatggatgaagaggatttcttaaaatcatcacaatgggctacactTGGGTTCCCAGTGCAAAAATTGTCTACGAAAGCCCGCGTGCCTAATCTACGTTCTCTTCGGAaggagattggctggtgtaccacacaccagatatatagctgctgtagccTGTATGTACATGTGTCCCAAGATTGTACTAAcagttcaaaggaaatcaaagttacatggccccacagtgatgtatttattatatctatactgtccGTATCTTTTTAGAGATATTTcagagcattatacaaaaaattaatcatatgcaaagatcatgtggaccacaccacaaatagcagcggagataatgattttcatcgttaaacaatTCTTATGGctcaccgtaacatttattttccatccaatctgttcataaggctacaaagacctaaattaacaagaaaaacaaattttatactgatccaaaacttggatgactcaaaaaaggtttcaatggtatatgtcCAATCCCCTACTATTTTTTGTAGTGCAGTCATCTTTCGTATTTTTCGTCTCAACCTTTAAgattggctcaccaaatggatggacagttgggatataacaggTACCTCTTAATCAAAACCGAAGTACTTGCTGATATCATTACAACaattatataactggtgtgaggtacaccagccaatcctctcctCCCTTTTCGCCCTAGAGATTACCTACCACTAACAAAGAGGATGGGGAGCCAAATTGGCTAATGAAGTGAAGTCACCAAAATTTAAGGCCCCACcctaatatatgtattgtatccacactgtccattcataaaccttatgggccccaccataatatatgtattgtatccacacagtACAACCATTtatagagatcatttcaggggaCGACACAAGTATACCCGTTAACAAAAAAAAGGAGAGTAATTCggacggttgaaaccttcctaaggtcatgatgtttatttgatctTTAACTTGTTCACGAGCTAAAACGGACATtgaagaaggtaaaacacaaatatcagctttaccgAAAACTTTTATGCCCTTGGAAGTTTCTAAGGGtcggtgtcactctccccactgttttcaaaggtgggtccactcgagctttggatctaactaattatttggccaaatggatggacggtctggatacaaaacatacaccatgatggcccacacaactcggtgacgtcacttcagtggcgagtctcgccactcaacctgtcagtagctaatccgcgtccttcccCCTTCTCTCTTCGGACATTTCACCATTTTGTTGAGCTCTCAAATTCCCCGGAGCCCTAATTTTCTGCAATTCCTTTCAATCCATCCCTACCATATCAGAGAAATGAAACCCTAGAATTTCCAAATTCTAGGGTTTTGAGTCCCCGAAAACTTATAAATGGCATTTTCTTCCTCCTCTCATTCTCCTCCGTTTCTCACTCCCACCAAAATTCGCCCTCACTGCCTCCGCTCTGATCCTTCCGTCATCGGTTTTCCAAATCGCTTTCTGAATTTTCAGATCTCAAGGCATAGAAAATCAGTTCATTTCGCTTCTATTGCCGAAAGAACGCTCGAAGCCTCGTCGTCGTCGTCCTGGATTCCTCCAGATGGAAACTCGAGCGATGGCTACGGAGGTTGGTTGTTCGTTGAAATGCCGAtcgagaagaagaaaagaggtgGTTTTTCAGTCAATTTCTATAATTTTTGTTCCCGGTGAAACACTTTCGTAAAATGCGAaactgttttttgttttttgcagaACTGCCGATGTTTCTATTTTCTGGTGTTGCTGCTTCAATTGCAATCGTACTTGCTGCTGTTGCGCATCGTTCCTTTTCATCCAAAGGTGCATGTCAAAAGtcacatggttttttttttttttttgcggcatatatatatatatatatatatatatagtggttgTTTGTCTTGATCAGTGTTGAAGGAGAATCTTGATGGGATTTTTTTCATTATCATTGTTCTTTTTTTGCtgaaatttgaattatcattcctTATTATGGTGCGACATGTCATTGGTTTTAATTTATGAAAATGCTCTTGTACAAAAAACGCGCTGCAAAAGTTTGCCCAGAGCAGACATTATCACTCTCCTGTGAAGATTGGATGGTAAACATGAAATGGGTCCCCATGGATCCCTCTGCCTTGTTTGAGGTCCACTATCCGACGGGTCTCCACCACTGCATACATTGTTTTTTAAGATAATATCCTGGAATTCATGAACTATATCATGCCCTTTCCTTGAAGTTAATTTTTTTCCTGGATTGGTAGTTTTAAATATCAGAATGCGCCATATTGTATAATAAAATCATTCAGTCATAAAATACAGTCATCCATACTATTACTGCTACAAGTTAATGCATCAAAAGGAGGTGAAGCTGCAGTGCCATCTCCTATCTCACCAGATTAGGCCATTTGTGAGCTAACTCATTTACAGATATAGCATATATTTTCGGAGACAATGATATCCATTCAATAATTGATCCATTAACCTGCTGTCTGCCTCTATTCTCTCTCAGAGTcagttccttttctttttttctttttccttctatgCTGTATGCAGGATCTTTTGATCTTTCAGTAATATATATTTAGTTATTTGCTCAAGAAAAAAAGTAGCAGCATTTGTGTTGGTTTGTACTCTGTATCATTGATATGTTCCAATACAGCAACATAATATAGGgatgtattaaaaaaaaaccccgcAATGTATCCTCAGCTATCACACCAAGGTTAATAATACTAGAATGTATCATTATGGATCTTATCGGGAATGTATCGTAAAGAGTTAATCCAATGATACAATATAGTCAaagaatattttgaaccttggtTTGTGCTCCCTGTGGTATTCATTCATGCACTTGTGCTTTTGACAGTGTATAAACTATAAACTGCTTCTGCATTTTAGTTCAATTTCATCACTGATCATTGCACTATGGAATGTGATCATGCCCATGGGTATTTTAGGTTTTAAATATCGATTCAATGCCCCGCTGCATGCCCTGCAAGAACTGTTTACACCAGCCCACTCCAAGGTCCCTGCAATCAGAATTGCATCTGCTGATGTATCTGAGACAATCCCGGAGGATAAATCTTCCATGGGTCATCGAGCGTCTGATACGGCAGAAGAGGACTGCTTGTCAGGTATTCAACATTGTAGCTTCCTTTGAAAACATCCCAATTACACAACTTCTTGGCATTGCCTCATTCCTGATGAGTTTCCATTGGAAGTTTATGACATTGTTTCACGCATATCAATCTGACCAACTATCCTATTTCTGTGTGTTTCTTTATGTACTTTTATCAGGAGAGAAGCAAGAACGTATAATTATTCCAGTTGCTCCAGATTCCACTCAACAGGAAGCTCTCTCAGTTATGAAGAAACTAAAGGTTCTTGCTAGAAGTGTTTTTTTAATCATTCACCAAGCTTCAATTGCATCGTAATTTGTGGGAATTTGCACATATATATTCTTGAGCTTCATTGGAATTGGTGAATGTACTCCTTGAATGAAAAGTTGTTCTGTGTAAGTTTCATCAGAATATGCATGCTTACATGAATAGCAAGTGAAATATCTTGTTGTTGGAGTCTTTGACCTTCCAGAATTTGATATTCCCTTAGCTAACTTGCGAAGAAAAAATAGAGAAGAGATTGACATGTTTTTCTTCAACCAAGTTTGAGGAGACTCAGTAATCATTGCCAATTATAGTTTATGGCTTTGACATTAATTATGGTTTATGGCATTGACATTATGGAATATCGCTGACCCTGGGTGCGAATGATTCTCTACTTTGGTTGAGAGACGAATCGGGCACCTTCATGGTGAAATCCTTGTATGAAATCATTCGCCGAAGATCTCTAGTTTCGGATTGCGGCCACACTGGTTAGGTCTGGACCTATGGTGCCCCGGCAAAGGTAGCAGCCTTTGCTTGGCTTGCGGGCCGAAAAAGAGTGCTCACCATTGATAACCTTTGCAAGCGGGCAAAATTTCTTCCTAACATCTGTCTTCTCTGTGCGAAGGATGCAAAATCAGTCACTCATCTCTTCATGTTCTGCCCTTTCGCAAGTGGGTTGTGGAACAATATTTTGGAAAATTTTAACTTTCCTGGGGTAATGCCTAACTCTAGGGAGGgccctttaattttttttgaaagatgtgaaattttattaaaaaaggcTGCAAAGAACCACCAAGAAACTACAATGAAACTACACAAAGGAAAAAACAGAGAAAAAgagaacaaaaagaagaaaagaagatacatTGGCTACAACCCCAACCTCTACCCAGGGCACCAGCCAGATTACGACGCCCAATCCCTAAAAAAGATCAAAACCTTAGAGAACACAACTGCGGAAAAGAGACTATGGTCCCTAAAGATGCAGTTGTTTCTCTCCGCCCAAAATACAGCTAGCAGAAGGCAACACCACTTTTACCAATATCTCCACTAGTCTCCATGTGCCAACAACAAAACAGATGGTCCACATTAGCGGGCATAGCCCATTCCACACTTACTAGGTGAAGGACACTCCACCAGATATTTGTCAAGAAGGGATAGTGGATGAAAAGATGGTCGACCGTCTCTTCGTTCTTGAGGCAAAGGAGGTAGACGCTTGGCAAAACGAATCCTCTTTTGCGTAAATTATGAACTGTGAGGATTCTATTCCCTCATGCGAGCCAACCGAAAGCCACCACCTTCAACGGGATACCATAAGACCAGACTGCTCCAATATGACATTGGGTGGGAGGGTTAACCGAGGACGATATGAAGTTGTAGAAGGACTTTACGGAGAAGATTCTTGAGCTGGACCGCTTCCAAGAAATGGAGTCCTCTTCCAGGGGGTTGAGACGAATTTCTTGCAAAGGAGAGAGCAGTGAAATAAATTCGCTGATCTCTTCATCATTGAAATTCCTTTTAAAGGGAGGAATCCAAACTCCTCCCAtcccattatggaaaaaaaaaaaaaacaatctttcACAAGGATAAGCTGATTTGGACAAAGAGCAAACAAGAAAGGTtactaatgcaagggcattttcacatcgggctcgagtggggtggcctgtgggatgcaggggcacacttgaggtgggcaacatgtgtgaggtgggccccacctgtgggaggcgggtggcttgtgtgaggcggaaccatgtgatgtggggcctacgAGGGGGTTCAAccaatgacctaacctatgggatGTGGGCCCTGGGCTAGATAAAGGAATCGATTTGCCACACTCTatcggttcgagcttttagagcaagttgttAGTTGTACTgcgtcaaagtggtatcagagcagggggtctcgtgtttgagactgcTTACCAAGGGTGATTAATATAGGGGCATTTTGACGCTAGGCTCCTTACTAGGCgtgattaatgcatgggcattttcacaccgggctcgagtgaggtggctcgtgggatgcgggggcacactcggggtgggcggcccgtgtgaggcagaacccatgtgacgtagggcccacgaggagggttcggccgatgacctaacccatgggatgtggggcctaggctatgagataaaggaattgattcaccatgctctatcagttcgagcttttttaGCAAGTTGTTAGTTATCCTGCGTCAGTTACGCCTCCACCAACGTAGAAGGGTCACACCAATGGTCTAGCCAGAACCGAATCTTGTTTCCATTACCAAGGGAAATATCAATGGTCTAGCCAGAACCGAATCTTGTTTCCATTACCAAGGGAAAAGCGAATATTTTCGCGAATGGAGGCAGATAGCTTTGCAATATTCTTCCAAAGAAACGGGGCTTTGTACATTGCCAAATCATTTGTCCACCAACCAGAGGGGGGTGAGCCATATTTAGCTGCAATGATTTGCCTCCATAGGCTGTTTGGCTTGGTTCCGAGTCACCAAATCCATTTGCCAAGAAGAGCTCAGTTGACAATCTCAAGATTTTTGATATTTGCACCCCTTTCACTATGAGGACACTTCCTTCCATTTGAGCAAAGCAAACTTGAATGAAACACTATTCTCTTGGCAAAAAAATTTCCTATTAATGCTGTCAATCTTGGAGATAACTGACTTGGGGCAGATGAGACCATGGCCGTGAAACAGAGAGGACATCGGAATGGCGTTCAGGGAGGGCCTGTTCTTGTCCTGGAACATCAGAATGCCAGTTGATAACGTTAAGGTCAGATGGAGACTATCCTTGCTCGATAtcttatggcccacctgggatgAGAGGAACAACCGCTGCTTTAGGAATGTTAGTGGGTCTACTTCGGCAGCATCTCAAAGGTCTTTTTGTTCATCAGGGAGTGGGACCCTGATTAGGGGTTTCTGCTGCTTTTCTTTCGTTTTTCTGTTTACCGTTTTTCTGTTTGTATTCTTTGTCTTCGGGCATTCTTTAATCAAATCCtttgcctttaaaaaaataataaataagtaaataataaaaaaatagccAGTACTTCACTTTTTTAACTTTGCAGTCTGTACATGGATTGTGGATGAGATTATGAGGGTTGGATAAATAGTGGCTGTTTGTTTTTCCTTGAACTAGCCTTTCGCTGTCCCAGAAGTTAGATCAATCACAGTTAAACTTGTTTTCTGTTCAATTGTCCCCCTCATTCTTTAAATGTATTCATATTCAAATGAATTCAGCTGTTCCCTTACTTTGTGTGGCCTTCTATCACACTGCCACATTTAaaatgacctctctctctctctctctctctctctctctctctctctctttaaaattattttttaaatgacctCTTGAGGCTTGATGATTGGTAAAGGTTTGACAAATTGAAATTCCACTTGATAAACTGGTTGTCAGTTGACTCAAACAGTTTCTCAAGATTTTGTTTGTTTCAGGCAAGTGCTTCCTCAATCCTTGTAGCCTTTTGTTGCTTTCAATGGAGTTTCTTGAGTGCCTGATCCACTTTTGAGTTTCTGATCTTTTAGTTGAATTATACCAAAACCATATTGCTTGGAAACTTGGTGCATGGCTTGATTGAGTCAAGTTGCCTCAGCTGAGTTTTGAGCCAACTCATTGAATTTTTAAATCATGGATaaactaggttttcaaaattgtgCATTTTATTCTCTTACTGAAATTTGAATCAGTTAGAAACAGTGGAAGTTATAAACATGTAAAAAGAACAATTTAAGTGTTCTTCTCAGTTTATATCCATTTTAGAATGGAAGTTATAAACATGTAAAAAGAACAATTAAGTGTTCTTCTCAGTTTATATCCATTTTAGAATGGATTCCACTGAGCACCAGAACAATCTGGATCTGATAGAAAGAAGCTGTTAGTTTTCGATGAAGTATAAAATCATAATTATGGAGCTTCTGCCCCATTCTGAACATGGGTTCTTAGTTGGTTTTCAAATGTACAGATCATTGACGACGATGTTAAGCCCGAGGAGTTGTGTACAAGGAGGGAATATGCAAGATGGTTAGTTAGAGTGAACTctttgttggaaaggtaactggTGAATGAGGCAttaaacaattttattttatttttttgtcctgACAAAGTAAATCACTTGAAGTTATTATATATTCTGAAATCAATAATTCTTGTATAGGAATCCAAAACACCAAATAGTCCCATCTATGTTAATTGCTGGTTCTACAGTTACTGCATTTGATGATGTGAGTGTTGGAGACCCCGATTTGTGGAGCATTCAAGGTAATCCAGTTTGATAATATCTATGATTTAGAAGTTCATGCGTAAGCAAAGGTATCTGAACTCTTGATTACATGAACTTGCAATCAAAAGCACTTGCCGAAGCTGGTGTCGTAGCCAGCAAGTTGTCTGTGAAGCACTCTAGCTTTCAGGACATGGATGGCTCAAAGGACCAAGGGAGGGTTGTTTTTCTCCCAGAAAGGTAGTACTGTATTCTGTCCTCTGAGCAGGATTTTTCTACCTTAAACAATAGTTAGGTAGTAATGTGGAGTTGTTGATATTGCTTGCTGTTGCAGTTTTATATCACGGATGGATCTGGTAGATTGGAGAGCCAAGTTAGATTATCCGCGCATGGCTGGAATAGAAGAAAAGGTATCCAAAATAGCAGACAAGGTTCTGTTGAATTGTTTTGTTTGGATTAATAACAACTATGTAGTTTCACTGATATTTATGCAGTACTTTGCAGTGCTTAAAACCTGACTTGTTTACAGTCCAGATGTTAAGGAAGAAAGTGGGTTTTATGGATGTGGCTCCAGATGCATCGCCAGAACTACTCATGGATTTGCTTGGTGGTGACAGGAGTATAGCTAGAAAAGTGTTTGGTATTCCACTCCCCTCtgtattcctctctctctatctctctccatgATGTTTCTCTCACTACTAGATAAAGCCAGGTTGACTCAAAACTCATTCAAAACCCAACTTGCATTAATACTGTGGTGGCAAACTGGTCTTGTCCTAGGCACCCAAAGCAAAATTTGACTTGCCTTTGACGTGGGTGCTTTATGGAAAAAGCTATAAGTTGGTTCCTTGAATTCTTTGAGTTATTTGTTTGATTTTGGGTTATATGTGCTGTTTGGTTCCGATGTTTTGTTAGTGACAGTATATACTTAATTTTGGAATTTGGAAGCATCgtatttacctatgaaaaaatatttctcaaagcgatcattaaaaataaaaataaaaaatcctcaaaCATGATATCCTTCAAATGTTCCCCCCCTGGCGATGAGCAAGTATTATCCCAAAGGGATTTGCTATTGCATTCAAACCACGGCAAGATGGGTGAGATGCCATGAGGAAGCCCTCCTCTTGCAGCCCTTCCTGCCACCATGCCATGATCAGAGGAAGTCCCCCATTTGAACGTGGCATGAATCAATGAGCTTAAAGAAGTTCCGCCAAATCTTCAACATGGAGGAATGGGCAAGAACAGATGAGCCACAGTTTCAGCATCCCTAATGGCAGAAAAATGCAACCACTTGGGATTATCATCTTCCTACTCAAATGGTCAATTGTGGGAATTGTAATTTTACCTACTAGCCAAGCAAAAGTGAGAACGCGAGGCAGCTGCAAGTACTTCCAAGTGGCACAAATAGGATCCGGAACTCCGGAGAAAGAAGGAATGACTATGGCTGAGTAAAATAATTGATAGAGAAGCAGCCTA
Protein-coding regions in this window:
- the LOC131234467 gene encoding uncharacterized protein LOC131234467 isoform X3; its protein translation is MAFSSSSHSPPFLTPTKIRPHCLRSDPSVIGFPNRFLNFQISRHRKSVHFASIAERTLEASSSSSWIPPDGNSSDGYGGWLFVEMPIEKKKRGFKYRFNAPLHALQELFTPAHSKVPAIRIASADVSETIPEDKSSMGHRASDTAEEDCLSGEKQERIIIPVAPDSTQQEALSVMKKLKIIDDDVKPEELCTRREYARWLVRVNSLLERNPKHQIVPSMLIAGSTVTAFDDVSVGDPDLWSIQALAEAGVVASKLSVKHSSFQDMDGSKDQGRVVFLPESFISRMDLVDWRAKLDYPRMAGIEEKCLKPDLFTVQMLRKKVGFMDVAPDASPELLMDLLGGDRSIARKVFGNSRRLQPRKPATKAQAAVALTSGRMAEAIRTELLRLEAENSSRQAEMEEIRSEILGRGEIQRFWEEKLNEERARGLEVEGDFHAAMHDLEKEKTVRDESLADFLKEKAALDCQRQLLSRLEEEINEMRERLAAERANFVAEQLSSGQLLVDLQAKQEAMVEAKSILQAEKEALRILRSWVENEARRIKERAKVLEEAGRRWKWDAR
- the LOC131234467 gene encoding uncharacterized protein LOC131234467 isoform X2 gives rise to the protein MAFSSSSHSPPFLTPTKIRPHCLRSDPSVIGFPNRFLNFQISRHRKSVHFASIAERTLEASSSSSWIPPDGNSSDGYGGWLFVEMPIEKKKRELPMFLFSGVAASIAIVLAAVAHRSFSSKGFKYRFNAPLHALQELFTPAHSKVPAIRIASADVSETIPEDKSSMGHRASDTAEEDCLSGEKQERIIIPVAPDSTQQEALSVMKKLKIIDDDVKPEELCTRREYARWLVRVNSLLERNPKHQIVPSMLIAGSTVTAFDDVSVGDPDLWSIQALAEAGVVASKLSVKHSSFQDMDGSKDQGRVVFLPESFISRMDLVDWRAKLDYPRMAGIEEKMLRKKVGFMDVAPDASPELLMDLLGGDRSIARKVFGNSRRLQPRKPATKAQAAVALTSGRMAEAIRTELLRLEAENSSRQAEMEEIRSEILGRGEIQRFWEEKLNEERARGLEVEGDFHAAMHDLEKEKTVRDESLADFLKEKAALDCQRQLLSRLEEEINEMRERLAAERANFVAEQLSSGQLLVDLQAKQEAMVEAKSILQAEKEALRILRSWVENEARRIKERAKVLEEAGRRWKWDAR
- the LOC131234467 gene encoding uncharacterized protein LOC131234467 isoform X1, producing the protein MAFSSSSHSPPFLTPTKIRPHCLRSDPSVIGFPNRFLNFQISRHRKSVHFASIAERTLEASSSSSWIPPDGNSSDGYGGWLFVEMPIEKKKRELPMFLFSGVAASIAIVLAAVAHRSFSSKGFKYRFNAPLHALQELFTPAHSKVPAIRIASADVSETIPEDKSSMGHRASDTAEEDCLSGEKQERIIIPVAPDSTQQEALSVMKKLKIIDDDVKPEELCTRREYARWLVRVNSLLERNPKHQIVPSMLIAGSTVTAFDDVSVGDPDLWSIQALAEAGVVASKLSVKHSSFQDMDGSKDQGRVVFLPESFISRMDLVDWRAKLDYPRMAGIEEKCLKPDLFTVQMLRKKVGFMDVAPDASPELLMDLLGGDRSIARKVFGNSRRLQPRKPATKAQAAVALTSGRMAEAIRTELLRLEAENSSRQAEMEEIRSEILGRGEIQRFWEEKLNEERARGLEVEGDFHAAMHDLEKEKTVRDESLADFLKEKAALDCQRQLLSRLEEEINEMRERLAAERANFVAEQLSSGQLLVDLQAKQEAMVEAKSILQAEKEALRILRSWVENEARRIKERAKVLEEAGRRWKWDAR